Proteins from a single region of Murdochiella vaginalis:
- a CDS encoding HAMP domain-containing sensor histidine kinase yields MGGWIPVEKERITNFTDMIGVRIMGVFITVILLVAVVFEVFYIQSLYSYYYDNVSGVLESQARYSAELFLSYVSDDDLHTIVLENKNQFYRANTMQVQILNNDGTVLFDNRGTALPGTKVNAEDVLEAQKNATGIMVGRVSYSDEPVMSLSYPLRNQTAQVGMIRLTTSLSGINDLILSRIWPSILFALLMIALVGLLSFMMSRSIVRPIHNLTTVALKLSDGQYEERADETPRGEIGELARTMNQMSDNIREKEELKNEFISSVSHELRTPLTSIKGWAITLQTEGIKPEIMGEGLKIIEKESERLGAMVEDLLDFSRFSSGRIKLSKSRFNLTEISNHILLQMHPRIEEKRINMNYSYSQSCIEIVGDEGRIKQVLLNLLDNAIKFTDEEGTIYLTIDTEPQQVVLSVTDTGIGISEEEIAFVTEKFWKGKTSRSHTGLGLSICEEIVKAHGGELTIKSKVGTGTSVTVRLPYEEVSEQKEEEA; encoded by the coding sequence ATGGGGGGTTGGATACCGGTGGAAAAAGAGCGAATAACGAATTTTACGGACATGATCGGCGTACGCATCATGGGGGTGTTTATAACCGTCATTTTGTTGGTTGCCGTCGTTTTTGAAGTGTTTTATATTCAGTCGCTCTACAGCTACTACTACGACAACGTCAGCGGTGTTTTGGAATCCCAGGCGCGATATAGTGCGGAGCTGTTTTTGAGCTATGTTTCCGATGACGATTTGCATACGATTGTGCTGGAAAACAAAAATCAGTTCTATCGAGCCAATACGATGCAGGTGCAAATTCTCAATAATGACGGAACGGTGCTCTTTGATAATCGCGGGACAGCTCTTCCGGGAACCAAGGTGAATGCGGAGGACGTGCTGGAAGCCCAAAAAAATGCCACCGGCATTATGGTGGGAAGGGTTTCTTATTCGGATGAGCCCGTCATGTCCCTTTCCTATCCGCTGCGCAACCAAACGGCACAGGTGGGCATGATTCGCCTGACCACCTCTCTATCCGGCATCAACGACCTGATTCTTTCCCGCATCTGGCCGTCGATTCTCTTTGCATTGCTGATGATCGCTTTGGTGGGCTTGCTTTCATTCATGATGTCTCGATCTATTGTAAGGCCCATACACAATCTGACGACGGTGGCGTTGAAGCTTTCGGACGGTCAGTACGAAGAGCGTGCGGATGAGACTCCTCGTGGAGAAATTGGCGAATTGGCGCGCACCATGAATCAGATGAGCGATAATATTCGCGAAAAAGAGGAGCTGAAAAATGAATTCATCTCCTCCGTTTCCCATGAGCTGCGCACGCCGCTCACGTCCATCAAAGGCTGGGCCATCACTTTACAGACAGAAGGCATTAAGCCCGAGATTATGGGGGAGGGGCTGAAGATTATCGAAAAAGAATCGGAACGTTTAGGCGCGATGGTGGAAGACCTTCTGGACTTTTCACGCTTTTCTTCTGGCCGTATTAAACTGAGCAAAAGTCGTTTCAATCTCACCGAAATATCCAATCACATTCTTCTACAGATGCACCCACGCATAGAGGAAAAACGAATTAACATGAACTATAGTTATTCGCAAAGCTGCATCGAAATTGTAGGCGATGAGGGCCGTATTAAACAGGTTCTGCTCAATCTTCTGGACAATGCGATTAAATTTACGGATGAAGAAGGCACCATTTACCTTACGATTGACACCGAACCACAGCAGGTTGTGCTCAGCGTAACCGACACCGGCATCGGTATTTCCGAAGAGGAAATCGCCTTCGTCACCGAGAAATTCTGGAAAGGAAAGACTTCGCGTTCGCATACCGGGTTGGGCCTTTCCATCTGCGAAGAAATCGTCAAGGCCCATGGCGGAGAATTGACCATTAAAAGCAAAGTGGGAACGGGAACGAGCGTTACCGTGCGTTTACCGTACGAAGAAGTTTCCGAGCAGAAGGAGGAGGAAGCATGA
- a CDS encoding GIY-YIG nuclease family protein — translation MSEVQFYVYMLRCGDGSLYTGYTNDVERRLRAHSQGIGAKYTRAHLPVSLAGYWPCKGKREAMRAEAAIKKLSRPKKEELLRNTKCGVPLPVILSNSHDA, via the coding sequence ATGAGCGAGGTGCAATTTTATGTCTATATGTTGCGCTGTGGAGATGGCAGCCTGTATACCGGCTATACCAATGACGTCGAAAGACGGCTGCGTGCGCATTCGCAAGGAATCGGCGCAAAATATACCCGTGCGCACCTCCCCGTTTCGTTAGCGGGATATTGGCCGTGCAAGGGGAAGCGCGAAGCCATGCGGGCCGAAGCAGCCATCAAAAAGCTCTCCCGTCCGAAGAAGGAAGAGCTCTTACGAAACACGAAATGCGGCGTACCGCTGCCCGTTATTCTGTCAAATTCACACGATGCATAG
- a CDS encoding ABC transporter ATP-binding protein, whose product MDFIKTSLQLAGRYKNRLKAGMFCVFLQNISILLSFFALYLSFCWMGEITSRHIFIILGVLFASFFFHFLTGWKKSSLSDGVFFGIFKEYRLQVGQKLKKAPMGYFADQSLSRILAAFTHVMKSLENYSSMSIDFMISGVSTSFFLVIGMFGMQYKIGLLTLACLFMIWFCVFAMVKTAEKEVAREHAVIMKLSDALVDGICGIPVLRSFPQADAGVVEKIHAQLQNASEECRLAQVHFEIVFVIFSRIFMTIIHLSSLLVTLYSCYLYIKGEVALPKALTVSAAGFMIFGGLKTLENAAILMVKNPANMQYLKEVLDIPEIQDGTNNVVENYDITFDKVLFSYDKRYPVLQEISFTIPQGSKTAIVGPSGSGKTTIINLLSRFYDVDGGRILLGKRDIREYTVNALLKNLSLVFQDVYLFRDTIENNIRFADPTASHEMIVEAAKKARCHDFIMALPEGYQTMVGEGGNSLSGGEKQRISIARALLKNAPIILFDEATSSVDPENEAEILAAMQELSKGHTVISIAHRLSTVRNADQILVIDRGRVKQTGTHAQLLQEDGIYSAFIQARERAANWKLGKE is encoded by the coding sequence ATGGATTTTATAAAAACGTCGCTACAATTAGCAGGACGATATAAAAATCGACTAAAGGCCGGCATGTTCTGTGTGTTTTTACAAAACATTTCAATTTTATTGAGCTTTTTTGCACTCTATCTTTCGTTTTGTTGGATGGGAGAAATAACGAGCCGGCATATTTTTATTATTTTGGGCGTTCTATTCGCATCGTTTTTTTTCCATTTTTTAACAGGTTGGAAAAAAAGCAGTTTGAGCGATGGTGTTTTCTTCGGCATTTTTAAAGAGTATCGTTTACAGGTAGGTCAAAAGCTGAAGAAGGCTCCTATGGGGTATTTTGCTGATCAGAGCCTTTCCCGTATTTTGGCTGCCTTTACCCATGTCATGAAAAGCCTTGAAAACTATTCTTCGATGAGTATCGATTTTATGATTTCCGGTGTTTCCACTTCCTTTTTTCTCGTAATCGGGATGTTTGGTATGCAATATAAAATCGGACTTCTCACGCTGGCTTGCCTATTTATGATTTGGTTTTGCGTATTCGCCATGGTTAAAACAGCGGAAAAAGAAGTGGCCCGGGAACATGCTGTGATTATGAAATTAAGCGACGCGCTCGTGGATGGCATTTGCGGCATTCCGGTTCTTCGAAGTTTTCCACAGGCGGATGCAGGGGTAGTAGAAAAAATACATGCGCAATTACAAAACGCCTCAGAAGAATGCCGTCTTGCACAGGTGCATTTTGAAATAGTGTTTGTAATATTTTCCCGCATTTTTATGACCATTATCCATCTGTCGAGTTTGCTTGTCACACTCTATTCTTGCTATCTTTACATAAAGGGAGAAGTTGCGCTGCCGAAGGCACTAACCGTTTCTGCAGCGGGATTTATGATTTTCGGCGGCTTAAAGACGTTAGAAAATGCAGCGATTCTCATGGTGAAAAATCCTGCCAATATGCAGTATTTGAAGGAAGTATTAGATATTCCCGAAATTCAAGACGGTACGAACAATGTCGTGGAAAATTATGATATAACCTTCGACAAGGTTCTTTTTTCCTATGATAAACGTTATCCGGTTCTTCAGGAGATTTCCTTTACCATTCCGCAGGGGTCGAAAACGGCTATTGTGGGTCCATCCGGCTCCGGGAAAACGACCATTATCAACCTTTTATCTCGTTTCTATGATGTAGATGGCGGCCGTATTCTGTTGGGCAAACGGGATATACGGGAGTATACGGTTAACGCTTTGTTGAAAAATTTGTCTCTGGTTTTTCAGGATGTGTATCTCTTTCGCGATACCATCGAAAATAACATTCGTTTTGCCGATCCGACAGCAAGTCATGAAATGATCGTGGAAGCGGCAAAAAAAGCGCGTTGTCATGATTTTATCATGGCACTGCCGGAGGGATATCAGACTATGGTCGGCGAAGGAGGCAATTCTCTATCCGGAGGAGAGAAACAGAGAATATCCATCGCAAGAGCGTTGCTGAAAAATGCACCGATAATTTTGTTCGATGAGGCGACAAGTTCCGTAGATCCGGAGAATGAAGCGGAAATTTTAGCGGCCATGCAAGAATTATCCAAAGGGCATACCGTGATTTCTATAGCACATAGATTGTCCACCGTGCGCAATGCTGATCAAATTTTGGTCATTGACAGGGGGCGTGTGAAGCAAACCGGAACCCATGCGCAGTTGTTGCAAGAAGACGGAATCTATTCTGCTTTTATTCAGGCACGGGAGCGAGCAGCAAACTGGAAATTGGGAAAGGAGTAG
- a CDS encoding regulatory protein RecX, translating into MIIVRILYDDQKNGFVFTLEDGRELLISYDVYQKLCLHAPAEPTAAQEEMLLAEDARFRAFTIGLRFASYQPRTTSEVKRRLRQEKIPVSVQEQVVEKLAKTGWLDDARYACRYAQAKQRKGWSLRHISVALREKGVEYGLIQDAIQSVPETSEQVVLRQIVRKKYAHRDLTDEKEFERTVQALCRRGFSIQDVLSALREGEEA; encoded by the coding sequence ATGATCATCGTTCGCATCCTCTATGACGACCAAAAAAACGGCTTTGTATTCACCCTGGAAGACGGCCGGGAGCTTCTCATTTCCTATGACGTCTACCAAAAGCTTTGTCTTCATGCCCCCGCAGAGCCGACAGCAGCACAGGAAGAGATGCTTCTTGCGGAAGATGCGCGCTTTCGCGCATTTACTATCGGTCTGCGCTTTGCAAGCTACCAACCGCGTACGACAAGTGAAGTGAAACGACGCTTACGCCAAGAAAAAATTCCTGTGTCGGTGCAGGAGCAGGTTGTCGAAAAGCTTGCCAAAACCGGCTGGCTGGACGATGCAAGGTATGCCTGCCGCTATGCACAGGCAAAGCAGCGCAAAGGATGGAGCCTTCGTCACATTTCTGTTGCATTGCGTGAAAAAGGGGTCGAGTACGGCCTGATCCAGGACGCTATACAAAGCGTGCCGGAGACATCAGAACAAGTGGTTTTGCGTCAGATCGTCCGAAAGAAATACGCGCATCGCGATCTAACCGACGAAAAAGAATTTGAGCGCACTGTACAAGCGCTGTGTCGGCGTGGATTTTCCATCCAAGATGTACTGAGCGCCCTGCGAGAAGGAGAGGAAGCATGA
- the lysS gene encoding lysine--tRNA ligase, with product MTKQRSDNEMIAIRRQKLQALRQAGNDPHTITKVDVSAHAAEVRDHFSDWDGKSVCMAGRLMAKRGHGKMSFLDLQDATGKIQLICRENVMGEEIFAVIRDLDLGDILSVEGTIMRSERGEISVSAEKVTLLTKALALLPEKFHGLKDQDLRYRERYVDLIVNPEVKEVFVKRSKILSGISHYLDNHGYLAVETPILNTISGGANARPFITHHNTLDLDMYLRIANELYLKRLIVGGFDAVYEMGRMFRNEGMDAKHNPEYTAIELYKAYTDYEGMMQLCEEMLSSVAEEVCGSTTVEYQGQSLEFRPPWKRMTMTEAVRQYADVDFDQIHSDEEAKAVAKAHKIETQPTDGKGRILQYFFDAYAEEHLIQPTFIYEYPVEISPLAKRMPNKPDMTERFEAFVCGSEIGNAFSELNDAEDQRGRFEHQVALREAGDEEAGMMDEDFLHALEVGLPPTGGMGLGIDRIVMFLTNQTSIRDVLLFPTMKPLGMEKAEALKKPENASGEAASSTPIDFSKVEIEPLFTDFVDFDTFSKSDFRAVKVLSCEAVPKSKKLLRFELDDGTEEPRVILSGIHAYYEPEELVGKTCIAITNLPPRKMMGIDSCGMLISAIHEEEGEEKLHLLMVDEHIPAGAKLY from the coding sequence ATGACAAAGCAGAGATCCGACAACGAAATGATTGCCATTCGCCGTCAGAAGCTACAAGCGTTGCGGCAAGCAGGAAACGACCCGCACACGATTACGAAAGTGGATGTCAGCGCGCATGCTGCAGAGGTTCGCGATCACTTTTCGGACTGGGACGGAAAATCCGTCTGCATGGCCGGCCGCCTTATGGCGAAGCGCGGGCACGGCAAAATGAGCTTCTTGGATTTACAGGATGCTACGGGAAAAATTCAATTGATCTGCCGCGAAAACGTCATGGGGGAGGAGATCTTTGCCGTCATTCGTGATTTGGATCTCGGTGATATTCTCAGCGTGGAAGGGACAATTATGCGTTCCGAGCGCGGCGAGATTTCCGTTTCCGCAGAAAAAGTGACCTTGCTGACCAAGGCGTTAGCTTTACTGCCGGAAAAATTTCACGGCTTAAAGGATCAGGATTTGCGCTATCGGGAGCGCTATGTGGATTTAATTGTCAATCCGGAGGTGAAAGAAGTCTTTGTTAAGCGGAGTAAAATCCTTTCCGGTATTTCGCACTATTTGGATAACCATGGCTATTTAGCGGTGGAAACTCCGATTCTCAACACCATTTCGGGCGGTGCCAATGCTCGTCCGTTTATTACGCATCATAATACACTGGACTTGGATATGTATCTGCGTATTGCCAATGAGCTGTATCTAAAACGTCTCATCGTTGGTGGATTCGATGCCGTTTATGAGATGGGGCGCATGTTCCGAAATGAAGGCATGGATGCCAAGCATAATCCGGAGTATACCGCGATTGAGCTCTATAAAGCGTATACCGACTACGAAGGCATGATGCAGCTTTGCGAGGAGATGCTCTCATCTGTGGCCGAAGAAGTTTGCGGCAGCACGACCGTGGAATATCAGGGACAGAGCTTGGAATTTCGTCCGCCGTGGAAACGCATGACGATGACCGAAGCCGTTCGGCAGTATGCCGACGTCGATTTTGATCAGATTCATTCCGACGAAGAAGCGAAAGCGGTGGCAAAGGCGCATAAGATCGAGACACAACCAACCGATGGGAAAGGTCGCATTTTACAGTATTTCTTTGATGCGTATGCCGAGGAGCATCTGATTCAACCGACGTTTATTTACGAATATCCGGTAGAAATCAGCCCCTTGGCGAAGCGTATGCCGAACAAACCGGATATGACCGAGCGATTTGAGGCGTTTGTTTGCGGAAGCGAAATTGGCAATGCGTTTTCGGAACTGAATGATGCCGAAGACCAGCGCGGACGTTTTGAGCATCAGGTTGCGTTGCGCGAAGCCGGAGATGAAGAAGCCGGTATGATGGATGAAGATTTCCTGCATGCGCTGGAAGTTGGCCTGCCACCGACGGGTGGCATGGGTCTGGGCATCGACCGCATTGTCATGTTCCTGACCAATCAGACATCGATTCGCGACGTTTTATTGTTCCCGACGATGAAACCGCTGGGCATGGAAAAGGCGGAGGCTTTGAAAAAACCGGAGAATGCTTCGGGTGAAGCGGCTTCGTCGACGCCGATCGACTTTTCCAAGGTAGAGATTGAACCGCTCTTTACAGATTTTGTGGACTTCGATACATTCAGCAAATCGGATTTTCGTGCTGTGAAGGTGCTTTCCTGCGAAGCAGTGCCCAAGTCCAAGAAACTGCTGCGTTTTGAACTCGATGACGGTACCGAGGAGCCGCGTGTCATTTTAAGCGGGATTCATGCTTACTATGAACCGGAGGAGCTCGTCGGCAAGACCTGTATCGCCATTACCAATCTTCCGCCGCGTAAGATGATGGGCATCGACTCCTGCGGCATGCTCATTAGCGCCATTCACGAAGAAGAGGGAGAAGAGAAACTTCACTTGCTGATGGTGGATGAGCACATCCCGGCGGGGGCGAAACTGTATTAA
- the greA gene encoding transcription elongation factor GreA, with protein MTEQTILTQEGYTKLQEELEYLKSTRRAEVSEHLKVARGFGDLSENAEYDAAKDEQRQLEERIVVIEQQLKNAQVIKEDDSTEQDVVHLGSTVKVLDTEYNEEMTFTIVGTVEANPKKNKISNESPLGAMLLGAKVGEELVVETPGEKIKYRVIEILR; from the coding sequence ATGACCGAACAAACCATCTTAACCCAGGAAGGCTATACCAAGCTGCAGGAAGAATTGGAGTATCTCAAATCTACCCGTCGGGCGGAAGTTTCCGAGCATCTTAAAGTAGCGCGCGGCTTTGGCGATTTATCCGAAAATGCGGAATATGATGCGGCAAAAGATGAACAGCGTCAGTTGGAAGAACGCATTGTCGTCATTGAGCAGCAACTGAAAAATGCCCAGGTGATTAAGGAAGACGATTCCACGGAACAGGACGTGGTGCATCTCGGCTCCACCGTAAAAGTGTTGGATACGGAATATAACGAGGAGATGACCTTTACGATTGTCGGCACGGTGGAAGCGAATCCGAAAAAGAATAAGATTTCCAATGAATCGCCCTTGGGCGCCATGCTGTTGGGCGCAAAAGTGGGCGAAGAGCTTGTCGTGGAAACACCGGGTGAGAAAATAAAATATCGCGTTATCGAAATTCTACGATAG
- a CDS encoding YdbC family protein — MAELKYEVVERLGVLSEDAKGWKKELNLVSWNEREPKYDLRSWNADHTRMSKGITLTQEEVEILASLLQEEVAHD, encoded by the coding sequence ATGGCAGAATTAAAATATGAAGTGGTGGAGCGCTTAGGCGTCCTTAGTGAAGATGCGAAAGGCTGGAAAAAGGAGTTAAATTTGGTTTCCTGGAATGAAAGGGAACCCAAATATGATTTGCGCAGCTGGAATGCGGATCATACCCGCATGAGCAAGGGCATCACGCTAACGCAAGAAGAAGTGGAAATATTGGCTTCGCTTTTGCAGGAAGAAGTGGCACATGACTAA
- a CDS encoding class IV adenylate cyclase: MTKPEREVEVKLIGVDTDKLKKDLLSRGAVFDVEEHQTNIHIDSSSHPLPPSSHMRIRLIEVEGKDMVREWTYKRRLQKEDCRINDEYTVRIEDEKALGLLLLQLGYDVQIPMHKVRRRYLFEDYRVEFDEWDKESFPFPYIEVEASTPEKLQTFYETFGIPQEKISTLSISEMKEAWQNGTLSMDLQ; the protein is encoded by the coding sequence ATGACTAAGCCGGAAAGAGAAGTAGAGGTGAAGCTTATCGGCGTGGATACCGACAAGCTGAAAAAGGATTTGCTTTCCCGAGGAGCCGTATTTGATGTGGAAGAGCATCAGACCAATATCCACATCGACTCGTCCTCCCATCCTTTACCGCCTTCCTCTCATATGCGCATTCGCCTCATTGAAGTGGAGGGGAAAGATATGGTGCGGGAATGGACTTATAAAAGACGCCTGCAAAAGGAAGATTGCCGTATCAATGACGAATATACCGTTCGTATCGAGGATGAAAAAGCACTGGGCCTCTTGCTACTACAGCTGGGCTATGATGTGCAGATTCCTATGCACAAGGTGCGCCGCCGTTATCTTTTTGAAGACTATCGCGTGGAATTTGATGAGTGGGATAAAGAGAGCTTCCCGTTTCCCTATATTGAGGTAGAGGCGTCGACGCCGGAGAAACTGCAGACCTTTTATGAAACGTTCGGGATTCCACAGGAGAAGATCTCCACGCTCTCCATTTCGGAGATGAAAGAAGCATGGCAGAACGGAACGCTTTCCATGGATTTGCAGTGA
- a CDS encoding ABC transporter ATP-binding protein codes for MIQKKGSTKITPDKAAKKTADSKTEELLEEVESLHLDVPDEIRNRIIQDVKQSEKQNRVSAVGLSHELLSVAPEYKKKIHNSILLACIGEIFSFATYFFSAGAAGWLIQRATGNAVPFETLLQYAFSAIVCLLIYFGLTGISTTLSHTTAFSILSKLRLTLFEKLKKIPMGYLTEHSVGQMKVVIMDRVNDMEDWVAHIMPELPSRLLHPLLCALILFSLDWRIGLSIFAPLPIALIGMAMMMYKYRARMAIWISSYANLADRSAEYVRGIPVIKAFLQDSVSYGKFAEAVRFYHFSTMKWWEQSWLGQSLIVAAIMTPQLVSMPLAFYLYGQNQMNVQTLLLSLILPLSILPQAFVIMMSFELFQLASNNWAPIKELLQMPEQKRPLPEERATLDPIKGVAFDHVCFSYTNEREVLHNISFETVPGSVTALVGPSGGGKSTIAKLLAGFWDPSSGSISIGGIDTQNISFLQLAEEISFVSQENFLFDVSLKENIRLGKPNATDEEIIAAAKAAHCHEFIMALPEGYETRAGEAGGSLSGGERQRIALARAILKPASTIVLDEATAYADPENEALIQEAISHLVKGKNLILVAHRLHTIQQAQQIILIDKGRIVGKGTHEELMSNPLYADLWKQYVGEE; via the coding sequence ATGATACAGAAAAAAGGGAGTACGAAAATAACACCGGATAAGGCTGCAAAAAAGACAGCGGATTCTAAAACAGAAGAGTTGCTTGAAGAAGTGGAGAGCTTACATTTGGATGTTCCGGACGAAATTCGTAACCGGATTATACAGGATGTAAAGCAGAGTGAAAAACAAAACCGCGTTAGTGCGGTGGGATTAAGTCATGAGCTGTTGAGTGTCGCCCCGGAATACAAGAAAAAGATACACAATTCCATCCTTCTTGCATGCATAGGAGAAATTTTCAGTTTTGCTACATATTTTTTTAGCGCCGGAGCTGCCGGTTGGCTGATTCAAAGGGCTACAGGGAATGCCGTGCCTTTTGAGACATTGTTACAATATGCTTTCTCCGCCATCGTTTGCTTGCTGATCTATTTTGGCCTGACGGGAATCAGCACGACTCTTTCCCATACAACGGCGTTTTCCATACTTTCTAAATTGCGACTCACCTTATTCGAGAAACTGAAGAAGATTCCGATGGGATATCTGACAGAGCATTCTGTAGGACAGATGAAAGTCGTTATTATGGATCGTGTTAACGATATGGAGGATTGGGTTGCCCACATCATGCCGGAATTGCCCAGTCGGCTATTACATCCGCTTTTGTGCGCTCTTATATTGTTTTCTCTGGACTGGCGTATTGGTCTCTCCATTTTTGCGCCCTTACCGATTGCTTTGATCGGTATGGCAATGATGATGTATAAATATCGTGCTCGGATGGCGATTTGGATCTCCAGTTATGCCAATCTGGCGGATCGAAGCGCCGAATATGTTCGTGGAATTCCGGTAATCAAGGCATTTTTACAGGATTCCGTTTCGTATGGCAAATTTGCTGAAGCGGTTCGGTTTTATCATTTCTCCACGATGAAATGGTGGGAACAAAGTTGGCTGGGGCAATCTCTGATAGTCGCCGCCATCATGACACCGCAGTTGGTCAGTATGCCGTTAGCCTTCTACCTTTACGGGCAGAATCAAATGAATGTGCAAACTTTGCTTCTTTCTCTGATTCTGCCTCTTTCCATACTGCCGCAAGCCTTTGTTATTATGATGAGCTTTGAATTGTTTCAGCTTGCATCCAACAACTGGGCACCCATAAAAGAATTGTTGCAAATGCCGGAACAAAAGCGACCTCTGCCGGAAGAACGCGCAACCCTGGATCCCATTAAAGGCGTGGCGTTCGATCACGTATGTTTTTCTTATACGAACGAACGAGAAGTATTGCATAACATATCTTTTGAAACGGTACCGGGAAGTGTCACGGCGCTAGTTGGCCCTTCCGGCGGTGGAAAATCCACCATTGCCAAACTGTTGGCAGGATTTTGGGATCCGAGTTCCGGAAGCATTTCGATCGGCGGCATCGACACGCAAAATATTTCGTTTCTGCAACTTGCAGAAGAAATTTCTTTTGTTTCTCAGGAGAATTTCCTATTTGATGTGAGTTTGAAAGAGAACATTCGGCTGGGAAAACCGAATGCCACGGATGAAGAGATTATTGCTGCAGCCAAGGCAGCGCACTGTCATGAATTTATTATGGCGCTGCCTGAAGGATATGAGACAAGAGCCGGAGAAGCGGGTGGATCGCTTTCCGGAGGAGAACGGCAGCGTATTGCCCTCGCAAGAGCGATTCTGAAGCCGGCTTCTACTATTGTCTTGGATGAAGCGACCGCCTATGCCGATCCGGAAAATGAAGCGCTGATTCAGGAAGCAATTTCGCATCTTGTGAAAGGTAAGAATTTGATTCTTGTTGCGCATCGACTCCATACTATTCAACAGGCGCAACAAATTATTCTTATCGATAAAGGCCGTATTGTAGGAAAGGGAACGCACGAGGAATTGATGAGCAACCCTCTTTATGCAGACCTCTGGAAACAATATGTAGGGGAGGAATAA